The Hippoglossus stenolepis isolate QCI-W04-F060 chromosome 12, HSTE1.2, whole genome shotgun sequence genome segment gagagagagagagagagagagggagggagagagagagagagagagggggagagggagggagagaggagagagagacagagagagagagagagagagagagagagagagaggagagagagagagagagagagagagagagagagagagagagagagagagagagagatgagagagggagggagagagagagagagagacagagagagagagagagagagagagagagagagagggagggagagagacagagagagagagagagagagggagggagagagggagagagagagagagagagagagagagagagagagagagggagaggaggaggagagagggagagagagagaagagagagaggagagagagagagagagagagagagagagagagagagagagggagagagagagagagagagagagagagagagggagagagggagggagagagggagagagagagagacagagagagagagagagagagagagagacgggagagaggagggagagagagacagagagagagagagggagagagagagagagagagagagggagagagggaggagagaggagagagagagagacagagagagagagagagggagagagagacagagagagagagagggagagagagagagagagagagagggagagagacgggagagagggagggagagagggagagagagagagagagagacggagagagggaggagagagagacagagagagagagaggagagagagagagagagagagggagagagggagggagagagggagagagagagagacagagagagagagagggagagagagacagagagagagagagggagagagagagagagagagagagagagagagagagagagagagagagagagagagagagagagagagaggggagggagagagagagagagagagggagagagggagggagagagggagagagacagagagagagagagagagagagagagagagagagaggagagagagagagagagagagagagagagagagagagagagagagagagacgggagagaggagggagagaggagagagagagagacagagagagagagagagagagagagagagagggagagagggagggagagagggagagagagagagacagagagagagagagagagagagagggagagagggagagagagagagagagagggagggagagggagagagagagagagagggagagagggagggagagagggagagagagacagagagagagagagagagagagagagagagagagagagagagagagagagagagagagacggagagagggagggagagagggagagagagagagacagagagagagagagagagagagagagagggagagaggagggagagagggagagagagagagagagagagagggagagggagagagagagagagggagagagggagggagagagggagagagagacagagagagagagagggagagagagagggagagagagagagagagagagagagagagagagagagagagagagagagagagagggaggagagagagagagagggagagagggagggagagagggagagagagacagagagagagagagagagagagagagagagagagagagagaggagagagagagagagagagagagagagagaagagagagagagggaggagagagggagagagagagagagagagagagagagagagagagagagagagagacgggagagagggagggagagagggagagagagagagagagagagagagggagagagagagagagagagagagagagagagagagagagagagagggagagggagagagagagagagaggagagggagggagagagggagagagagacagagagagagagagggagagagagagggagagagagagagagagagagagagagagagagagagagagagagagagagggagggagagagagagagagagagggagagagagggagagagagagagagagagagagacgggaggtTATTACCCAATATTCcactgacataaaaaaaaagacacaaccaTTATCAATACCCCGAGTTTCAAATGATGAGCATTAACCAAGTGGTACGTTCCGGTGTCTACATACTTTTGGCCACATCTTCCTATCTACTTTTAACCATTTGTCCAACTGGGCCAATCAGCAGGTGGGTGGGCGTGTCTCACCAGGGAGGGCCAGacgctgctctgattggctccgcagatgaagatgaagaaccAGAGCGTGGTGAAGACGAAGCAGAAGACGGACACGAACATCACCCAGCCCAGAGGGTTTTCAGGCAACACGCGGGTCGACGCCACCAGGATCCACACCAGCCCTCCAATCACCTGCAGGAGAAGTAGAAAAGGTTCGGTTGAGCCAATGAGAGAAGAGCTGAGGCGAAACCCAGCTCGTCAGCGACTGATGCTCCACAACGTGCGCCTGCTAATCGCCGACTGCgtctgtttggtgctgagcagacGATGCACGGTGGAAAACGCCGCCTGCTCCGGCTGGAAACGTTTCAGAACTAAAACTCCCTGTGAAGCTCCGAGGACGTTCGGGTGACGATTCTCACACTGATGCATCGATATGAAGgattgtgaatgtaaatcacaGCTTGTTCTTCTTTAACGTAAAGCTGCAAGAGActcttttaaaaaaggaaggGCCGCATTgcatcctacatttcccataatgcacctcAACAGCAGCGTCTTATCAGATGCATCATGACCACTGAATGCTTTTCAAAGTTTAACGCAGGTTTTCTGAAATAACTTTAAACCTCCAAATAGAAAACAGATGATTTTCTTGACTTCAGAATATGTGTGAAGTTGGTGGAGTTCCCCTTTACAACTAGGGTTGGgccaaagcacacacacacacacacacacacacacacacacacacacacacacacacacacactcgccctCCGGTGTGTTTCTCCAgtctcgctctctcctcctttgACAAACACTGTGCTTGAAAGAGTCTTTGGCGTTTTGATGGAACTTTGTTCCGTGATAAGAGTCccagtgaaacacaaactgaaaaaacaggTCCTTTAATGTCCTGCACTTTTCATTGTGAAACTTTCCCTTCGTGTCACGACTGAATTCACTGAACGTGTTAAAGGTCGTGTTCGTGTGTTGCAGTTCCACAAATCAACCTTCAACCCTCCAGGTCTCGTTCTGATGCTTTTTAAAGAGGAAGTTTCCCTcaaatacaacaacaataacttCCTCTGACCACAAATATAAACTCCACTGGTGTTTGGGAAACACAGATCTTGGACGTTGACTCTGAGAAACTAAACATCAAGACCTGGATCTGCTCCTGCTGTTGAAAAGGAATCTCAGGATTTCCAATAAAGATTCGTCAATAAAACTCTTTTCATTCTACTTTAACGAAGTGAAACTAAGATCCGAGTGAGCAACGAACCATCTGAACGACTTCAAATGTTGGTTTCTAGTAGTTTTATTCATCTATTCACTCTTTTTATCCAGCTGATATTTGGACGTCATTCTGTTGTCATTATGTGAAAAGAACAATAATGTGAATAATGCACAAACTCAGTGGACAATACAAATTAAGCCGCTGTGCATTTTGTAACTCGGCAACCAACATTCAATACGACCACGTGCACAGAATGTGCCACCTCCTGATTTCTACAACAGGTAGGTGTGTACCTGCAGGTGAGCCTCAGATGATCTGAGTACCTCACTATAGTTTCACCCATAGAAAATATTCAGCTCAGTGCACAATAACTAATATGAACGTTTGTGACGGGACAATATCCTTCAGAGTCAGTAAGTAATAAAAGAAAGGAGATGAGATACGGATCTGAACCAACACCTGAAAACCTCTTTGCATTAGTTCACTCGGTCGTATCAGCAACATTACATCAATATGTAACTGAACATTTGCACtagactgttgttttttttactactgTATTATCCCACCTATagtgtattcatatttatatctatttatatactTCTTGCTCATAGTGTATTCGTCGTAATTATATCATACCATACCTTTTAACTTACTCTGTATACAATATTACTACTACCTCATTCActtcatttctcctttttatcTCTACCACCACTTATACTTACACCTGCACTTTATATACACTTATCATATCTACACTACCTACCTCTATTGCTGCTAGTCTTGTATCAATACTGTTCATATTCCATATCTATTTCTTACTGTACATATCTTATTTGTTTACATATTCCACTTTTCATATGCACACACTCTgcacttttactgcttttttttgcacttctggttagatgctaaactgcatttcgttgtctcagtacttgtactctgtgcaatgacaataaagttgaatctaatctaatctaatctaatctaatcatATCTGCGCTGCTCAGTTTCTATATTCATACCAGAGGAACTTTACTCTATAGATACATGCAGGGCATTCCAGGTAAAAGGGAACTGGCCTGAAGCCCATCAAGTTTCCACTGGAAAGACCTTTCCCACCAGGCCTGTCCTGAAGTGTTCTTTGTGCAGACTGGGTCCAAACTGTCATTAAACTGGGAGGAGGCTCCGAGCATTGGGAGGTGACCTCTGCACCTTCAGCATCTCACTGGTACAGCGTGGTTGATTGGCTGCTCTGGAAAATGTATCACTCAGTTCACTGTGTAAAGGAgacgtgggcgtgttgtcatTCTTTTATGGAAAGTGGTCAGAAAGAAGGGAACTGTTTGTAACCATCATTCAGGTACGCTCCTGAAAACTGACACTGGACCAAAAACCAGTCAAGCCACTTCTCCCTCCCTGCCCTTTATATATCTGTGATGGTTTAGATTTACAGTGCAAACTTGGACCGGAGCAGTAAACATCTCATCCCCCTGACGGCTCCATTTACACCTCCCTCTGCAACTCAAGCGGTTTTTCCACCTGTGTCGCTCAGATTTAATCTTCCAGGTTTCAGACCCTGAAAACGATGAATTCAACCAGGACGTTATGTTATGATGTGAGTTTAGCTCCCAGATTAGACTTGATTGTCTCGTGTGTAGCGTCTGTTTGCTCAGCTCTGGATTCAACATGGGAGTGGAGCATTGTTACTTGACATTTACAGTTCACATTAATGAGTTCGACTCATTAATTAGTTTCACAAGCTCAGAGGAACCGAACCGAACTTCTCAACTCCTCTAGTCTTCACGGAGGGTTCGCTGGTCCCTCTGCTCCGGCTCCACTGATCAAACCCTGATCTGCACAAAGAGCAGTGGCTCAGTGGAGCAGTGATGAGGAGGCAGGTCAGTCCGACCGGAGTCCGTGGAGTGAAGGTAGAGACACGACCAACAAGACGAAAAGGCATCAAACGAGAAACTCACAAActcagggaggaagaagaggtcCGGAATGGAGGTGAAGATCCTGCAGCCTGTGGGCAGAACGTCACCGGACGTGGTGGAAGCCATAGTccaaaacaatgtgtgtgtgtgtgtgtgtgtgatttctcctGAATGAGATGTAATCTGGTTTAATTTGCTTTTAAAGGCTGTcttcctcaccccccccccctctctcttctctctctctctctctccttccactcctcctcctccactgcacctacccctccatccctctgcctGAAGCTACCAGTTAGACAGGTGGttttgggttttgtttgtgcagcGGGAGGAtgtctccccccttctctccccctctctctctctctctctctctctctctctctctctctctctctctctctctctctctctctctctctgtctctctctctctctctctctgtctctctctctctctctctctctctctctctctctctctgtctctctctctctccctctctctctgtctctctctctctctctctctctctctctctctctctctctctctctgtctctctctctctctctctctctctctctctctctctctctctctctctctctctctctctagtcttttttatgtgtgtgcgtgtgccctCATATGTTGATAGTGTTCGTGTGTGAGTCTATAAAAAGGAGGAACGTTggtttacatgcacacaaacaagtgaTTGTGTGGCAGCTGATGCACGTGCACGTGGCTCCGAGCGGATCGAGCGCTGCTGCAGCTAAACGTCACCGGTTGACAAATTAGAGCACATTTAATCAAAGATCAGATTCTGTGTTCAAGGTTGTTGTGCTTCAGTTTGgatttgatgtttatttctaaTTGCCTCGCACATTGCACAGAAACcacaaaacaacattgttttctcacccaataacatggaggaggctggattaGGGGCCAAGAGGAAACTTCCTCTCTGTACATCCAGGCTGTAAACATGAGGTTTCCTTATGATTCTTCTGTTGTTCTACATGCCAACTGTAAACAGACGATGAATCAGCCAGgctgaagagatgtgtttttatttgcagatgCTCTGGAGGCTGTGGCGGCTGGAAGCAGCATCACCAGAGGATCGAGAgaaggcttcttttttttaaatcattttgcatctttccaccaagtttcgtggaaatcagTATTAAACTAATAAAACCTCCTTGTTTATCACAGATGACTCACGTCAATCTGCTGTGAGTCACATGTACGTGAGATATGTGAGTGTGTCGCCCGGTCgaaactgacaaacacagcGTGATGGTTTCTAGGCTGAGGGattaaaacacagaacacaaaacGTATTGTGTTGGACGACTCTGAACCTTTTCTTCTGGTCTCAGTCGGATGTCAGTAGCTCTGCTGTCACAAAATAACAACGTGCACAAACACGCTCACATCACTTCTGTGTTGCTGTCATCGAGATCTGCTTTTACTTCCTTTCAAGCTGGAAATAAAGACTTTGAGGGTCTTGATATTCATTTTGTtgaatatgttaaaaatgtactgaatttaaaaatgaaagttTTCTTCAACATCTAACTATAATGATATTAAACATATAAGTTCCTAAGTTCCTCTGTGTCGACGGCTTGGTCTCGGCGCGACAACAATGAGGCACTTGACTTTGTGCTTTggagatttaaataaagtttctcCAACTTGTGACCTTGTTCAGAAATAACTAGTTCAATCTAAACTTGTTCTGCACACGGAGCCAAACCGGCTTTTACCAGAGCGTCTCCACCTTGTGCAGCAGTGAAAGAAGCTGTTCAGAGGGAGAAACCTGCTTTGATCTGCAGACGCTGGCCCACCCTGCGTCCACCTGTTGGGCCTCAGCCTCTGCCCGAGTCACTCCTGGGTGTCGGACCCTCCTCCGACGCTCCAAGGTGGAAGGTCGGCGAGGAGGAGATCCAGTCCCACATTACTGGTTTTACATTTGCTGTTTGAACAAGAGCAAGAAGAAGGACGTGATGTCGTCCTTGTAATTCAGCTCAGTTTCTTTTATCgtactttatttaatttgaggGCTTTAACCGATCTCTGACCACAAGGCTGTTTTAACGGGCTCTGGTCTCGTGGTGCAGTTTTCATATCTTAGATGAGGTCATTAATTCCACACTAGTTTTACTAGTGAATACATGAATACACATGAAGTATAATAAACTTCAGCAGGAGTCAGAGTTTCCTCCTCCAGGGACGTGGACCTCAGAGGTGCAGAGAGAAAGTTTATTAAATGATGTGAATGAACGTTCAGGATCTTTGTATTGATTTGAATGACCAACAACAGTTTTTATTGCACCTCAAAGCTTTTTAGCCTTTAGATCAGAGGTAGCCAACACGGTGCccggttgtctgtgtgtcggttgtctgtgtgtcggttgtctgtgtgtcggttgtctgttgttcacacgcgctgtgtgtccgctactggcgtctgagctgcaggtttatctcctgcattgccttcaatacaagtcggattatgtaGGAGACTAGATGTCAGGACTCTCCGGTCTGAGGACgagcatcttccggtctgtggataacaatcaaagtcccgttggaacaaatcagtggattcagaaggtgaaacgctggagtgcttttactttgaaacgggttcgggaagtgatgtaaatacatttgtgtcatagacagataaacattttggttcacagcagaataaacagagaaaatgatctttcacctgagttttaatgtttatctgatgaatttatgtcacaaacaaacactttctgtaagccttttcaaaataaatgcactccagagtttgttaatgatatccattcccttgtttaaaaaggtttttttattgtgaaatatttgcgtGAGCAGTAAgctgcacggcttcatactgtgtagtactggtatttatctGAGTACAAgtgacttctttcatacaaggaaattatcctatttgtggccatattcaaatcaaagcctatatgtaaaacattgtgctgcagtagcagctcctctgcagaacatgatgtggaactgagaagttacatattttgcattgtaaatatgaattgatatt includes the following:
- the LOC118119173 gene encoding myelin and lymphocyte protein — its product is MASTTSGDVLPTGCRIFTSIPDLFFLPEFVIGGLVWILVASTRVLPENPLGWVMFVSVFCFVFTTLWFFIFICGANQSSVWPSLVRHAHPPADWPSWTNG